A single genomic interval of uncultured Pseudodesulfovibrio sp. harbors:
- a CDS encoding DUF3592 domain-containing protein yields MGMIFTPGRHPQRTPAQKFFRVVLGLAAVTLICVFLYHVPYDVLREERLRLYGEDHTTGLVIAVSTTAATSDGSRYTVDYKYVDNDGFVRQASAFLPHDVWKRYRPGDRIEVMFASGHPDLSRVRDEIEPAFQEWLRRMLD; encoded by the coding sequence CAGCGCACTCCCGCACAGAAGTTTTTTCGTGTTGTTCTCGGGCTTGCCGCTGTCACCCTCATCTGTGTTTTCCTCTATCATGTGCCGTATGACGTGCTGCGCGAGGAGCGATTGCGACTGTATGGCGAGGACCATACGACAGGGCTGGTGATTGCCGTAAGCACCACAGCCGCAACGTCGGACGGTTCCCGCTACACTGTGGATTACAAGTATGTGGATAATGACGGTTTTGTCCGTCAGGCCTCGGCATTTCTGCCGCATGATGTCTGGAAACGGTATCGCCCCGGAGATCGCATTGAGGTCATGTTTGCCAGCGGGCATCCCGACCTGTCACGCGTTCGCGACGAAATCGAGCCTGCATTCCAGGAATGGCTTCGCAGGATGCTCGACTGA